A single genomic interval of Nerophis lumbriciformis linkage group LG17, RoL_Nlum_v2.1, whole genome shotgun sequence harbors:
- the dnajc30b gene encoding LOW QUALITY PROTEIN: dnaJ (Hsp40) homolog, subfamily C, member 30b (The sequence of the model RefSeq protein was modified relative to this genomic sequence to represent the inferred CDS: inserted 2 bases in 1 codon) — MLSLAEVVIVFRLCHGKMAEVAQKLGSGICRLSSFRYSQGRPVCHGESSGTRLLSAEPVRGAIYGHLNSTSWIRGAISGHLNSIRTAQQHRSFCTVIFIRVKQESERQQWCSSPSRSYRKTSESNPYRSRTAYYDILKVSPNATQAQIKTAYYKQCLVHHPDKNPGDEESVRRFSEISEAYSVLGNHALKRKYDQGLLRTSDVQGAGPPASXQTPKSKASYQTGERPMFDFDAFYQAHYGEQLQRQREMQAKRKRAEELDKKKRDKLRRRSTAEMVVIMLIVTVGFIALNVNNKP; from the exons ATGTTGTCGTTGGCGGAAGTTGTAATCGTTTTCCGCCTCTGCCATGGAAAAATGGCAGAGGTCGCCCAGAAGCTGGGCAGCGGGATTTGCCGGTTGTCCAGCTTCAGATACAGCCAGGGTCGACCGGTCTGCCACGGGGAAAGTTCTGGAACTCG ATTGTTATCAGCTGAACCTGTCAGAGGAGCCATTTACGGTCATCTTAACAGCACTTCCTGGATCAGAGGAGCCATTTCCGGTCATCTTAACAGCATCAGGACTGCACAGCAGCACAGATCCTTCTGCACCGTCATCTTCATCCGAGTAAAGCAGGAGTCAGAAAGACAACAATGGTGCTCATCTCCATCAAGAAGCTACCGGAAGACGAGTGAGAGCAACCCGTACAGGAGCAGGACCGCCTATTATGACATCCTCAAAGTCTCCCCCAACGCCACACAGGCGCAGATCAAGACGGCTTACTACAAGCAGTGCCTGGTCCACCATCCGGACAAAAACCCCGGGGACGAAGAGTCCGTCCGGCGCTTCTCTGAGATCAGCGAGGCCTACAGCGTGCTGGGCAACCACGCTCTGAAGAGGAAGTACGACCAGGGCCTTCTGAGAACGTCAGACGTCCAGGGCGCGGGACCGCCCGCTTC ACAGACACCCAAATCTAAGGCCTCCTACCAAACCGGAGAAAGGCCCATGTTTGATTTTGACGCCTTTTACCAGGCGCACTATGGCGAGCAGCTGCAGAGGCAGCGAGAGATGCAAGCTAAGAGGAAGCGAGCGGAGGAGCTGGACAAGAAGAAGAGGGACAAGCTGAGGCGGCGCAGCACGGCGGAGATGGTTGTGATCATGTTGATAGTCACGGTGGGATTCATTGCTTTAAACGTCAACAACAAGCCCtaa